Below is a window of Nocardioides sp. S-1144 DNA.
CTGCCGTGGTGCTGCTCAGACCGTCTCGGTGACGGCGGCCGGGGTGCCCTTGGCCGGCTTGACGAAGGCCAGCAGGATGATCGCCACGAACATGCAGATGGCCGGGAAGATCATGCTGAAGATGACGTCGTCCGCCGCGGCGGTCTTGCCGATGACGAACGGCCCGAAGAAGCCACCGGCGGCCGCGATCGCGTTGATGGTCGCCAGCCCGACCGCGGTCTGCGACCGGGTCAGGGCCTCCGAGGCCAGCGCCCAGAACGGGCCGAGGTAGGAGAAGACGCCGATCGCCAGCAGGCAGAGGCCGATCATGCCGAGCGCCGGGGTCTCCTTGAAGACCATCGTGACGACGAGCCCGACGACGGCGACCGCCAGCGTGCACATCACGATCGGCTTCCGGTTGCCGAGCAGGTCGGAGTAGCGCGCGACCAGGAGCATCGCGATCGCGCCGCACACGTACGGGATCGCCCCGACGAGCCCGATGTTGGTCGAGGAGTAGCCCGGGTTGAGCTGGGCGACGATCTGCGGCAGGAAGAACGTCATGCCGTACAGGCCCACGGCGTAGAGCAGGTTGATGAAGGCCAGGTAGAGGATCTTGGGGTTCTTGACCGCGTCGAGGGAGATCTCCATGTGCTCGTCGTCGGCGACGTCGTACTCCTTGCTGATCTCGCCCTCGAGCCAGTCCGACTCGTCCTGCGAGAGCCAGCGCGCCTTGCTCGGACGGTCGGCGAGGTAGAACAGCACCCAGACGCCGAGGATCACCGGCGGGGCGCCCTGCAGGATGAACACCCACTGCCAGCCGTTCAGGCCGAACCAGTCCGCGTGGTCGAGGATGTAGCCGGCGCTGACGCTGCCGATGAGCAGCGCCACCGGCTGGGCGAGGGAGAACCCGGCGATGCCGCGGCTGCGGTCCTGGGTGCGGAACCAGTAGGTCATGTAGAGCAGCAGCCCGGGGAAGAGGCCGGCCTCGGCGACGCCAAGGGCGATCCGGGCGATGTAGAGCTGCGTGGTGTTCTGCACGAACCCGGTCAGCATCGTGATGATGCCCCACGTGATCGCGATCCGGGCCAGCCAGAGGCGGGCGCCGACCTTCTTCATGACGATGTTGCTCGGGACCTCCAGCACCGTGTAGGCGACGAAGAAGATCGCCGCGACGGTGCCATAGGTGGCCAGGCTGATGCCGAGGTCCGACGACATCTGGAGCTGGGCGTAGCCGATCGCCGCCCGGTCCATGTAGTTGAACATGTAGAGCAGGAAGGCGGCCGGCAGGACGTAGCGCTGGACCTTGCGCAGGACGGCGGGCCCGGAGACGGACGCGCCCGGGCGCGCTGAGGGGGTGCTGGTGGACATGGGAGCTCCAGTTTTCCGGTGACGGGACGGCGGGTGGCGAGGGGGGTCCCTCAGGCGGTGGCGGCGGCGTTCTGGCCGGCGAGCCGGCCCAGGGTGAGGGCGTTGGCGACGGCGTTCCCACCGCCGACGTAGCGGTTGCCGAGGACGCCGCCACCGGCCTCCCCGGCGGCGTACAGGCCCGGGATCGGCCGGGCCCGCTGGTCGAGGACGGCGGCGTTCGCGTCGATCTCGAGCCCGGCGTGGGTGCACACCAGCTCGGTCGGCAGCACGCGGGTGGCGTGGAACGGCGGCGTGGCGATCGGCGCGGGGGGCGTGGTGACGCCCTTCGCGGCCAGCGTCTGGTCACGCTGGAAGTCGACGTCGCTGCCGTACGGGAGCTGGTCGTTCCAGCGCTCGACAGTGGCGAGCAGGTGGTCGGCGGGCACGCCGATGCGCTCCGCGAGGCCGCTCAGGTCCTCGGCCGCGACGACGGCGCCGGTGCCGACGTGCTCGGTGACGCGCGACGGCGTCCAGTCGGCGTAGCCCTCGGGCAGCGCCCGGCGGGCGGCGTCGTCGAAGACCATCCAGGCCGGTCCGCCCTGGGCGTCGATGAGGCCGCCGGAGACGGCGTAGGAGGCGTCCTCGTCCATGAACCGCCGGCCCTGCGGGTTGACGTGCACCCGCGACACGGGCGGGAACCCGGCCTGCCAGTGGTGGTGGCGGACGAACTGGGCGGTCGGGAGCATCAGCCCCCAGCCGTCGCCGGCGACCGAGGCGCCGACCTGCTCGCCGAGGACGAGGTGGTCACCGCGCGAGCCGGGCGCGGCCACGACGAAGAGGGAGTCGCCGGCCCGGAGCGCGTCGGGGAACCAGCGCTCGACGAGCGCCGGGTCCTGCGCGAGCCCGCCCGAGGCGACCACGACGGCCCCCGAGCGCAGCTCGACGCCGTCGGCGACGACGCCGCGCACCCGTCCGTCCTCGACCAGCAACCGCTCGACGCGGGTGT
It encodes the following:
- a CDS encoding MFS transporter is translated as MSTSTPSARPGASVSGPAVLRKVQRYVLPAAFLLYMFNYMDRAAIGYAQLQMSSDLGISLATYGTVAAIFFVAYTVLEVPSNIVMKKVGARLWLARIAITWGIITMLTGFVQNTTQLYIARIALGVAEAGLFPGLLLYMTYWFRTQDRSRGIAGFSLAQPVALLIGSVSAGYILDHADWFGLNGWQWVFILQGAPPVILGVWVLFYLADRPSKARWLSQDESDWLEGEISKEYDVADDEHMEISLDAVKNPKILYLAFINLLYAVGLYGMTFFLPQIVAQLNPGYSSTNIGLVGAIPYVCGAIAMLLVARYSDLLGNRKPIVMCTLAVAVVGLVVTMVFKETPALGMIGLCLLAIGVFSYLGPFWALASEALTRSQTAVGLATINAIAAAGGFFGPFVIGKTAAADDVIFSMIFPAICMFVAIILLAFVKPAKGTPAAVTETV
- a CDS encoding FAD-dependent oxidoreductase; this encodes MSTPENDYDVIVIGGGGAGLAAAASAAERGRSVILFESEGELGGSTQLSAGMFTAAATSVQKALGVDDTVDRYFQHYMDLNQWLLKPGLVRRFCELAGPTLEWLLDLGVEVPAQVSSDAHTPGLTRAGVEDVWRAHVPKDQGYGLVQVLDRARKAAGVEAVLHTRVERLLVEDGRVRGVVADGVELRSGAVVVASGGLAQDPALVERWFPDALRAGDSLFVVAAPGSRGDHLVLGEQVGASVAGDGWGLMLPTAQFVRHHHWQAGFPPVSRVHVNPQGRRFMDEDASYAVSGGLIDAQGGPAWMVFDDAARRALPEGYADWTPSRVTEHVGTGAVVAAEDLSGLAERIGVPADHLLATVERWNDQLPYGSDVDFQRDQTLAAKGVTTPPAPIATPPFHATRVLPTELVCTHAGLEIDANAAVLDQRARPIPGLYAAGEAGGGVLGNRYVGGGNAVANALTLGRLAGQNAAATA